In Macaca fascicularis isolate 582-1 chromosome 15, T2T-MFA8v1.1, one genomic interval encodes:
- the SIT1 gene encoding signaling threshold-regulating transmembrane adapter 1: MNQADPRLRAVCLWTLTSAAMSRGDNCTDLLTLGIPSITQAWGLWVLFGAVTLLFLISLAAHLSQWIRGRSRSHPGQGRSGGSVEEVPLYGNLHYLQTGRLSQDPGPDQQDPTPGGPARAAEEVMCYTSLQLRPPQGRIPGPGTPIKYSEVVLDSEPKSQALGPEPELYASVCAQTRRARASFPDQAYANSQPAAS, from the exons ATGAACCAGGCTGACCCTCGGCTCAGAGCAGTGTGCTTGTGGACTCTCACATCAGCAGCCATGAGCAGAGGTGACAACTGCACGGATCTACTCACACTGG GAATCCCCTCTATAACCCAGGCCTGGGGACTGTGGGTCCTCTTCGGAGCTGTGACGCTGCTGTTTCTCATCTCGCTGGCTGCACACTTGTCCCAGTGGATCAGGGGCCGGAGCAGGAGCCATCCGGGGCAGGGACG CTCTGGAGGGTCTGTGGAAGAGGTTCCGCTGTATGGGAACCTGCATTATCTACAGACAG GACGGCTGTCTCAAGACCCAGGACCAGACCAGCAGGATCCAACTCCTGGAGGCCCTGCCAGG GCTGCAGAGGAGGTGATGTGCTACACCAGCCTACAGCTGCGGCCTCCTCAGGGTCGGATCCCAGGCCCTGGGACCCCCATCAAGTACTCGGAGGTGGTGCTGGACTCTGAGCCAAAGTCCCAGGCCTTGGGCCCCGAGCCGGAGCTCTATGCCTCAGTATGTGCCCAGACCCGCAGGGCCCGAGCCTCCTTCCCCGATCAGGCCTATGCCAACAGCCAGCCTGCAGCCAGCTGA
- the CCDC107 gene encoding coiled-coil domain-containing protein 107 isoform X1, with protein MAVPVSLFGMVGLLLVSALPGVLGDRASPDLRAHPGNAAHPGSGATEPRRRPPLKDQRERARAGSLPLGALYTAAVVAFVLYKCLQGKDETAVLHKEASKQQPLQSEQQLAQLTQQLAQTEQHLNNLMAQLDPLFERVTTLAGAQQELLNMKLQTIHELLQDSKPDKGMEASEPETSRPLPEDFYLKQDEEEVGDSQDWEEPTNWTTETWNLSTSWEVERGLRRRCSQTVAEGPSHSPGWEGGTIAEG; from the exons ATGGCGGTCCCAGTTTCGCTCTTCGGTATGGTGGGGCTGCTGCTTGTGTCTGCGCTGCCCGGGGTCCTAGGAGACCGCGCCAGTCCCGACCTCCGGGCACACCCAG GGAACGCAGCCCACCCCGGCTCTGGGGCCACGGAACCCCGACGGCGACCACCGCTCAAGGACCAGCGCGAGCGGGCCCGGGCCGGGTCTCTGCCTCTGGGGGCGCTTTACACCGCGGCCGTCGTGGCTTTTGTGCTGTACAAGTGTTTGCAG GGGAAAGATGAAACTGCGGTTCTCCACAAGGAGGCAAGCAAGCAGCAGCCACTGCAGTCAG AGCAACAGCTGGCCCAGTTGACACAACAGCTGGCCCAGACAGAGCAGCACCTGAACAACCTGATGGCCCAGCTGGACCCCCTTTTTGAGCG TGTGACTACTCTGGCTGGAGCCCAGCAGGAACTTCTGAACATGAAGCTACAGACCATCCACGAGCTGCTGCAAGACAGCAAGCCGGACAAGGGTATGGAGGCTTCAGAACCAG AGACCAGCAGACCTCTTCCTGAGGACTTTTATTTAAAGCAGGACGAGGAGGAGGTTGGTGACAGTCAGGACTGGGAGGAGCCCACAAACTGGACCACAGAGACATGGAACCTATCTACTTCCTGGGAGGTGGAGCGGGGGCTACGGAGAAGGTGCAGCCAGACTGTGGCAGAGGGCCCCAGTCACAGCCCTGGCTGGGAAGGAGGGACGATAGCTGAAGGTTGA
- the CCDC107 gene encoding coiled-coil domain-containing protein 107 isoform X3: protein MAVPVSLFGMVGLLLVSALPGVLGDRASPDLRAHPGNAAHPGSGATEPRRRPPLKDQRERARAGSLPLGALYTAAVVAFVLYKCLQGKDETAVLHKEASKQQPLQSEQQLAQLTQQLAQTEQHLNNLMAQLDPLFERDQQTSS, encoded by the exons ATGGCGGTCCCAGTTTCGCTCTTCGGTATGGTGGGGCTGCTGCTTGTGTCTGCGCTGCCCGGGGTCCTAGGAGACCGCGCCAGTCCCGACCTCCGGGCACACCCAG GGAACGCAGCCCACCCCGGCTCTGGGGCCACGGAACCCCGACGGCGACCACCGCTCAAGGACCAGCGCGAGCGGGCCCGGGCCGGGTCTCTGCCTCTGGGGGCGCTTTACACCGCGGCCGTCGTGGCTTTTGTGCTGTACAAGTGTTTGCAG GGGAAAGATGAAACTGCGGTTCTCCACAAGGAGGCAAGCAAGCAGCAGCCACTGCAGTCAG AGCAACAGCTGGCCCAGTTGACACAACAGCTGGCCCAGACAGAGCAGCACCTGAACAACCTGATGGCCCAGCTGGACCCCCTTTTTGAGCG AGACCAGCAGACCTCTTCCTGA
- the CCDC107 gene encoding coiled-coil domain-containing protein 107 isoform X2, which translates to MAVPVSLFGMVGLLLVSALPGVLGDRASPDLRAHPGNAAHPGSGATEPRRRPPLKDQRERARAGSLPLGALYTAAVVAFVLYKCLQGKDETAVLHKEASKQQPLQSEQQLAQLTQQLAQTEQHLNNLMAQLDPLFERVTTLAGAQQELLNMKLQTIHELLQDSKPDKETSRPLPEDFYLKQDEEEVGDSQDWEEPTNWTTETWNLSTSWEVERGLRRRCSQTVAEGPSHSPGWEGGTIAEG; encoded by the exons ATGGCGGTCCCAGTTTCGCTCTTCGGTATGGTGGGGCTGCTGCTTGTGTCTGCGCTGCCCGGGGTCCTAGGAGACCGCGCCAGTCCCGACCTCCGGGCACACCCAG GGAACGCAGCCCACCCCGGCTCTGGGGCCACGGAACCCCGACGGCGACCACCGCTCAAGGACCAGCGCGAGCGGGCCCGGGCCGGGTCTCTGCCTCTGGGGGCGCTTTACACCGCGGCCGTCGTGGCTTTTGTGCTGTACAAGTGTTTGCAG GGGAAAGATGAAACTGCGGTTCTCCACAAGGAGGCAAGCAAGCAGCAGCCACTGCAGTCAG AGCAACAGCTGGCCCAGTTGACACAACAGCTGGCCCAGACAGAGCAGCACCTGAACAACCTGATGGCCCAGCTGGACCCCCTTTTTGAGCG TGTGACTACTCTGGCTGGAGCCCAGCAGGAACTTCTGAACATGAAGCTACAGACCATCCACGAGCTGCTGCAAGACAGCAAGCCGGACAAGG AGACCAGCAGACCTCTTCCTGAGGACTTTTATTTAAAGCAGGACGAGGAGGAGGTTGGTGACAGTCAGGACTGGGAGGAGCCCACAAACTGGACCACAGAGACATGGAACCTATCTACTTCCTGGGAGGTGGAGCGGGGGCTACGGAGAAGGTGCAGCCAGACTGTGGCAGAGGGCCCCAGTCACAGCCCTGGCTGGGAAGGAGGGACGATAGCTGAAGGTTGA